The Streptomyces aurantiacus genome includes a region encoding these proteins:
- a CDS encoding SHOCT domain-containing protein has product MSGQMNLAYDYPLLSVFSSMLLFFLWIMWFVLLFRVVVDLFRDDNLSGWAKAGWMLFVLFLPFLGVFVYVIARGRNMGRREVAQARAQQEAFTKYVREAAQDGGRPSSVDELARLSEIRGRGDITDEEFRRAKELVLSGSGPSGQTDAASAASGR; this is encoded by the coding sequence ATGAGTGGGCAGATGAATCTCGCGTACGACTATCCGTTGCTGAGCGTCTTCTCGTCCATGCTGCTCTTCTTCCTGTGGATCATGTGGTTCGTCCTGCTCTTCCGGGTCGTCGTCGACCTCTTCCGGGACGACAACCTGAGCGGGTGGGCCAAGGCCGGCTGGATGCTGTTCGTGCTCTTCCTGCCTTTCCTGGGCGTCTTCGTCTACGTGATAGCCCGTGGCAGGAACATGGGCCGCCGCGAGGTGGCGCAGGCGCGCGCACAGCAGGAGGCCTTCACGAAGTACGTCCGGGAGGCCGCGCAGGACGGAGGCCGGCCCAGCAGCGTCGACGAACTCGCGAGGCTGTCCGAGATCCGTGGCCGCGGTGACATCACGGACGAGGAGTTCCGCAGGGCCAAGGAACTGGTGCTGAGCGGTTCCGGCCCGTCGGGACAGACGGACGCCGCATCCGCGGCCTCCGGTCGCTGA